The following proteins come from a genomic window of Halorussus halophilus:
- a CDS encoding HAD-IIB family hydrolase yields the protein MAPPLVLDIDGTLTRPDDSIDPVFFELLPQWEAPIVVATGKSFPYPVALCHFMTIEQNVIAENGGVVLARDEIATNGDGDAARQVAEEYVEAGYDLGWGKSNLTNRWRETEIAIARDQPREPLEEIAAKYDQEVIDTGYAYHVKSPGMEKGAGLKSVAKLLDRDPSEFVAIGDSVNDVSTFEVAGESYAVANADEKARAAADVVLDESYSDGTLSVLAELRE from the coding sequence ATGGCTCCCCCACTCGTCCTCGACATCGATGGGACGTTGACGCGCCCAGACGACTCTATCGACCCCGTGTTCTTCGAGCTACTCCCCCAGTGGGAGGCACCAATCGTCGTCGCCACTGGCAAATCCTTCCCGTACCCGGTCGCGCTCTGCCACTTCATGACCATCGAGCAGAACGTCATCGCCGAGAACGGTGGTGTCGTCCTCGCACGAGACGAGATTGCGACGAACGGCGACGGCGATGCCGCTCGGCAGGTCGCCGAGGAGTACGTCGAAGCGGGCTACGACCTCGGGTGGGGCAAGTCGAACCTGACCAACCGCTGGCGCGAGACCGAAATCGCCATCGCGCGCGACCAACCACGCGAACCGCTCGAAGAAATCGCCGCCAAGTACGACCAAGAGGTCATCGACACGGGCTACGCCTACCACGTCAAATCCCCCGGCATGGAGAAAGGTGCGGGCCTCAAATCGGTCGCAAAGCTACTGGACCGCGACCCCTCGGAGTTCGTCGCCATCGGCGATTCGGTGAACGACGTTTCGACGTTCGAGGTCGCTGGCGAGTCCTACGCCGTGGCGAACGCCGACGAGAAGGCCAGAGCGGCGGCTGACGTGGTGCTAGACGAGTCGTACTCGGACGGCACGTTGTCGGTGTTGGCGGAACTGCGAGAGTAA
- the cutA gene encoding divalent-cation tolerance protein CutA, with the protein MPTAYITAPPDAGADLAELLVEEQLAACVNRFPCTSVYRWDGEVHHDEEVVLLAKTTDEAYDDLVTRVEESHPYDVPCIERFEETDVLDSFAEWRDGEVR; encoded by the coding sequence ATGCCGACTGCCTACATTACCGCGCCACCCGACGCTGGGGCTGACCTCGCAGAACTGCTGGTCGAAGAGCAACTTGCAGCCTGCGTCAACCGATTCCCCTGTACTTCGGTCTATCGCTGGGACGGTGAAGTCCACCACGACGAGGAGGTCGTCTTGCTGGCGAAGACGACCGACGAAGCTTACGACGACCTCGTCACCCGAGTCGAGGAGAGTCATCCTTACGACGTGCCCTGCATAGAGCGATTCGAGGAGACCGACGTGCTCGACTCGTTCGCCGAGTGGCGCGACGGAGAAGTGCGATGA
- a CDS encoding NAD-dependent epimerase/dehydratase family protein: protein MNVFIAGSTGVLGHRLVAKFTDSGHDVVGLTRDESGDQLVEARGGDPVRGDIFDRESLVSAAEGADVVVHAATAIPTKEKPTAEDWKLNDRVRREGAENLSAAAAEVGAQRYLQQSISWVARQPDGETFDESATPHPDRTTESALDAEQIAKEAGNEHGFETVVLRCGWFYAPDAAHTKTIGEGLLAKELPIVGTGLLGRNDAELSILHVEDAARAFVAAAEGDATGLYHVVDDEPVTVANLFSEFADKLGAPEPRRVPGWLAKYLTGEHTVRLLTSPAPTSAEKFKRDFDWQPKYPTYREGVEAVVEQWNAEGTLTEPAESNEWKAAA from the coding sequence ATGAACGTCTTCATCGCCGGATCGACGGGCGTCTTAGGACACCGACTCGTGGCCAAGTTCACCGACAGCGGCCACGACGTGGTCGGACTGACCCGAGACGAATCGGGCGACCAACTAGTCGAGGCACGCGGCGGTGACCCAGTCCGCGGAGATATCTTCGACCGCGAATCGCTCGTTTCGGCCGCCGAAGGTGCAGACGTCGTCGTCCACGCCGCGACGGCTATCCCGACCAAGGAAAAACCGACCGCCGAAGACTGGAAGCTGAACGACCGAGTGCGTCGCGAGGGGGCCGAGAACTTGTCCGCCGCCGCTGCAGAAGTCGGCGCACAGCGATACCTACAGCAGAGCATCTCGTGGGTCGCGCGACAACCCGACGGTGAAACTTTCGACGAGAGCGCAACGCCGCATCCCGACCGAACGACCGAATCGGCACTCGACGCAGAGCAGATTGCAAAAGAAGCAGGCAACGAACACGGCTTCGAGACGGTCGTTCTGCGCTGTGGTTGGTTCTACGCTCCCGACGCCGCCCACACGAAAACCATCGGTGAAGGACTGCTCGCCAAAGAACTGCCGATAGTCGGAACCGGATTGCTGGGACGCAATGACGCCGAACTCTCCATCCTCCACGTCGAAGACGCGGCACGGGCGTTCGTCGCGGCCGCCGAGGGTGATGCGACCGGCCTCTACCACGTCGTGGACGACGAACCAGTCACGGTCGCCAACCTCTTTTCCGAGTTCGCCGACAAATTGGGCGCGCCCGAACCGCGCCGGGTTCCGGGATGGCTGGCGAAGTATCTCACTGGCGAGCACACGGTACGACTACTCACGAGTCCCGCGCCGACAAGCGCGGAGAAATTCAAACGTGACTTCGACTGGCAGCCGAAGTATCCGACCTATCGAGAGGGGGTAGAGGCAGTGGTCGAACAGTGGAACGCCGAGGGAACACTCACCGAACCGGCGGAGAGCAACGAATGGAAAGCCGCGGCCTGA
- a CDS encoding helix-turn-helix domain-containing protein — MQHLRLTFYADEVELHPVHTLFVEQPYVESARMVHWNDANETVTHSFEVVGDREQFESDLADTPEVLEYDLATIDDGRFYTYIRTETTAVQRALFDAYDRNSIVVTSDLDHTDDGGVSFGVAGRSEELQRAIDAAPEGIRVEVERVGGRGVKTMPEQGLSKRQREAVEVAVAVGYYDVPRTASHEAVAEELDCAPSTAAEHLRKAESKLLRALFA, encoded by the coding sequence ATGCAACACCTCCGGTTGACCTTCTACGCTGACGAGGTCGAACTCCACCCGGTTCACACGCTGTTCGTGGAACAGCCCTACGTCGAGTCGGCACGGATGGTCCACTGGAACGACGCCAACGAGACGGTCACCCACTCTTTCGAAGTCGTGGGCGACCGCGAGCAGTTCGAGTCGGACTTGGCCGACACGCCGGAAGTGTTGGAGTACGACCTCGCGACGATTGATGACGGTCGATTCTACACGTACATCCGTACCGAGACGACGGCAGTCCAACGGGCACTCTTCGACGCGTACGACCGCAACAGCATCGTCGTCACGTCCGACCTCGACCACACCGACGACGGCGGCGTTTCGTTCGGCGTCGCTGGACGCTCTGAGGAGTTACAGCGAGCTATCGACGCCGCCCCGGAAGGAATTCGCGTCGAAGTCGAGCGCGTCGGCGGCCGAGGCGTGAAGACGATGCCCGAGCAGGGGCTCTCGAAACGCCAGCGTGAGGCAGTCGAGGTGGCTGTGGCAGTTGGCTACTACGACGTTCCGAGAACTGCGAGTCACGAAGCCGTCGCCGAGGAGTTAGACTGTGCGCCGAGTACTGCCGCGGAACATCTCAGGAAAGCCGAATCGAAGTTGTTGCGCGCGCTGTTCGCGTAG
- a CDS encoding DUF368 domain-containing protein: MRDWLSIYLKGIFMGAADAVPGVSGGTIALITGIYERLIGAIAAFDPAVVADLPRAYDADARGRIAAMLREMDLPFLIALGLGIFTAVVAVTDVVSSVEKTNPAILFAFFFGLIAASAVVLWSEVSLDTNGERAAAVVGFVVAFLMAGVPASANVPHSPLVLFLVGAVAISAMILPGVSGSFLLLLFGQYIYLSNTLHGFIDKLGAVAQGASWESLVGPFVSIASFMAGAAVGILTFSRVVEWALSNYHQITLTFLVALMVGALRLPAIRVLGADGAWTSTRIAVVLIAALAGAAAVLLVDHYTDDLDYVEDSTEPTPAPRND; the protein is encoded by the coding sequence ATGCGAGACTGGCTCTCCATCTACCTCAAGGGCATCTTCATGGGTGCCGCAGACGCCGTGCCCGGCGTCTCCGGCGGCACTATCGCGCTGATAACCGGTATCTACGAGCGACTCATCGGAGCCATCGCCGCCTTCGACCCGGCAGTGGTTGCGGACCTGCCGCGGGCGTACGACGCCGACGCGCGCGGTCGAATCGCGGCGATGCTCCGCGAGATGGACCTACCGTTCCTTATCGCGCTCGGACTGGGTATCTTCACCGCGGTCGTCGCCGTGACAGACGTGGTGAGTAGCGTCGAGAAGACCAACCCGGCCATCCTGTTCGCGTTCTTCTTCGGACTCATCGCCGCGTCGGCAGTCGTCCTCTGGAGCGAAGTCTCGCTGGACACGAACGGCGAGCGTGCCGCGGCAGTCGTCGGGTTCGTCGTCGCGTTCCTCATGGCAGGCGTCCCCGCTTCCGCGAACGTTCCCCACTCCCCGCTCGTGTTGTTCCTCGTCGGAGCCGTCGCGATTAGCGCGATGATTCTCCCCGGCGTCTCGGGGTCGTTCTTGCTGTTGCTCTTCGGTCAGTACATCTACCTCTCGAACACCCTCCACGGATTCATCGACAAACTGGGAGCCGTCGCGCAGGGTGCGTCGTGGGAGAGTCTGGTCGGCCCGTTCGTCAGTATCGCCTCGTTCATGGCCGGTGCGGCGGTCGGTATCCTCACCTTCTCCCGCGTAGTCGAGTGGGCGCTGTCGAACTACCACCAGATTACGCTCACCTTCCTCGTCGCGCTGATGGTCGGCGCGCTACGACTCCCCGCAATTCGAGTTCTCGGGGCCGACGGTGCATGGACCTCCACGCGCATCGCCGTCGTCCTCATCGCCGCACTTGCTGGCGCGGCCGCAGTTCTGCTGGTGGACCACTACACCGACGACTTGGACTACGTCGAGGACTCCACAGAACCCACGCCAGCGCCGCGGAACGACTGA
- a CDS encoding oligosaccharyl transferase, archaeosortase A system-associated: MSQQTEQVEDSTDTTESVLDAFEDWYHVPVLGAVVAFMLWVRLQSYDNFTTGGEVFFSGNDAWYHLRQVQYTVQNWPQTMPYDPWTYFPFGTSVGQFGTLYDQLVATAALIVGLGDPSQQLVAKTLLVAPAVFGALVAIPTYLIGKRLGGRPGGLFGVLVLALLPGTFLRRGLVGFADHNIAEPLFQSLAVLAMMVALTVAEREKPVYELVADRDFDSLRKPVGFAVLAGIATALYLWTWPPGVLLVGIFGVFYLLKLTADYVRGVSPDHLALVGAVSMGVTGLLMLVPLGTLDPSPTKFSILQPLLAFGVAAGCVFMAWLAREWDNRDLTTWGYPAAIGGILLALTGFVYVAFNSLFNLVQNNLVRVVGFSTGAKTRTIGEAQPFLSRANPQYGISWFDVILQEYGLMLFAAGLAAVWMVWTTFRTDDHRAENMLVLVWAAFITAAAFTQIRFNYYLVVPVAVMNAYLVGRVISLANLRNWSSYKDVEGYQVIAVVFVVLLVMPVLVVPASVGTTGYSSIDKTSTAVTSGDGARPGAVTNWDGTLDWMANETPAEGNYGGANNAEQMAYYGTFDQQNDDYSYPEGAYGVMSWWDYGHWITVQGERIPNANPFQEGARTAAKYLLAPSEQEANQVIDSLGEDQEDTRYVMVDWKMVEPSSKFGAPTVFNDEVNQYDFYTALYQGIDNNQPRMVTRLKSQRYYESQMVRLYLYHGSAVEPNPNVVVDYDRIGGANPDQFVKTPSGPNATIMRSFDNMSAARQFVREDGTAQIGGVGPFPSERIPALQHYRLVKQSDSSASQASQWTQTTRTQMALLQRAGMRPNSVVRTDPAWVKTFERVPGATVQGTGPANTTVTAQVRMSPVGKNTSFVYRQQAKTGPNGNFNMTLPYSTTGYEQWGTEQGYTNVSVKSAGPYQFYTSPESQGNGTFTYYNATSQVSEGKVIGEDGSAVSVELTENSYELTQPNQNNSTAPPANESAPGNNTSSPVNESSPGDNSSDTNGSSASNNTSARMSPEDALPDREETTPARAGLVAAFVGAVAIGTRD; this comes from the coding sequence ATGAGCCAGCAGACCGAGCAAGTCGAGGACTCCACCGACACTACCGAATCGGTCCTCGATGCGTTCGAAGACTGGTACCACGTCCCCGTGCTTGGCGCAGTCGTCGCGTTCATGCTCTGGGTGCGTCTCCAGTCCTACGACAACTTCACCACTGGCGGAGAGGTGTTCTTCTCCGGTAACGACGCGTGGTATCACCTCCGACAAGTACAGTACACAGTCCAGAACTGGCCTCAAACGATGCCGTACGACCCGTGGACGTACTTCCCGTTCGGCACCAGCGTCGGCCAGTTCGGCACGCTGTACGACCAACTCGTCGCCACGGCCGCGCTAATCGTCGGCTTGGGCGACCCCTCCCAACAGTTGGTCGCAAAGACACTGCTCGTCGCTCCGGCCGTCTTCGGCGCGCTGGTCGCGATTCCGACCTACCTCATCGGGAAGCGACTCGGCGGCCGTCCCGGCGGCCTCTTCGGCGTCCTCGTCCTCGCGCTCCTCCCCGGTACGTTCCTCCGGCGCGGACTCGTCGGCTTCGCCGACCACAACATCGCCGAACCACTCTTCCAATCGCTCGCAGTGCTCGCGATGATGGTCGCGCTCACCGTCGCCGAGCGCGAGAAACCGGTGTACGAACTGGTCGCCGACCGCGACTTCGATTCGCTCCGGAAACCGGTCGGCTTCGCCGTCTTGGCAGGTATCGCCACCGCGCTCTACCTCTGGACGTGGCCGCCGGGCGTCCTGCTCGTCGGTATCTTCGGCGTCTTCTACCTGCTGAAGCTCACCGCGGACTACGTGCGCGGGGTCAGCCCCGACCACCTCGCACTCGTCGGCGCAGTGAGTATGGGCGTCACGGGCCTGCTGATGTTGGTCCCGCTCGGTACGCTCGACCCGAGTCCGACGAAGTTCTCGATTCTCCAGCCACTCCTCGCGTTCGGCGTCGCCGCTGGCTGTGTGTTCATGGCGTGGCTCGCCCGAGAGTGGGACAACCGCGACCTCACGACGTGGGGGTACCCCGCCGCAATCGGCGGTATCCTCCTCGCACTCACTGGCTTCGTCTACGTCGCGTTCAACAGCCTGTTCAACCTCGTGCAGAACAACCTCGTTCGCGTCGTCGGGTTCAGTACGGGTGCGAAGACCCGAACCATCGGCGAGGCCCAACCGTTCCTCTCGCGCGCCAACCCGCAGTACGGCATTAGCTGGTTCGACGTCATCCTCCAAGAGTACGGCCTGATGCTGTTCGCCGCGGGTCTCGCGGCGGTCTGGATGGTCTGGACCACGTTCCGGACGGACGACCACCGAGCGGAGAACATGCTCGTCCTCGTCTGGGCCGCGTTCATCACGGCCGCGGCGTTCACCCAGATTCGCTTCAACTACTATCTCGTCGTTCCGGTCGCCGTCATGAACGCGTACCTCGTCGGTCGCGTCATCTCGCTGGCGAACCTTCGAAACTGGTCGTCGTACAAAGACGTCGAAGGCTACCAGGTCATCGCAGTCGTCTTCGTCGTCTTGCTGGTGATGCCAGTCCTCGTCGTTCCGGCGAGTGTCGGCACCACGGGCTACTCGTCCATCGACAAGACGAGTACGGCCGTCACGTCCGGCGACGGTGCCCGCCCCGGTGCCGTGACTAACTGGGACGGCACGCTCGACTGGATGGCCAACGAGACGCCCGCCGAGGGCAACTACGGCGGTGCGAACAACGCAGAGCAGATGGCCTACTACGGCACGTTCGACCAACAGAACGACGACTACTCGTATCCCGAAGGTGCCTACGGCGTGATGTCGTGGTGGGACTACGGCCACTGGATTACCGTCCAAGGCGAGCGGATTCCGAACGCGAACCCGTTCCAGGAAGGTGCGCGAACGGCCGCGAAGTACCTGCTCGCACCGAGCGAACAGGAGGCCAATCAGGTCATCGACTCGCTCGGCGAGGACCAGGAAGACACCCGCTACGTGATGGTGGACTGGAAGATGGTCGAGCCATCTTCGAAGTTCGGCGCTCCGACCGTCTTCAACGACGAAGTCAACCAGTACGACTTCTACACCGCGCTGTATCAGGGTATCGACAACAACCAGCCGCGCATGGTGACTCGACTGAAGAGTCAGCGCTACTACGAGAGCCAGATGGTTCGGCTCTACCTCTACCACGGGAGCGCCGTGGAACCGAACCCGAACGTCGTCGTGGACTACGACCGCATCGGCGGTGCGAACCCCGACCAGTTCGTCAAGACGCCGTCCGGGCCGAACGCGACGATAATGCGCTCGTTCGACAACATGTCTGCTGCCCGTCAGTTCGTCAGAGAGGACGGCACGGCCCAAATCGGTGGCGTCGGTCCGTTCCCGAGCGAGCGCATCCCCGCGCTCCAGCACTACCGACTTGTCAAGCAGAGCGACAGTTCCGCCTCGCAGGCCTCGCAGTGGACGCAGACGACGCGAACCCAGATGGCACTGCTCCAGCGGGCCGGCATGCGGCCGAACAGCGTCGTTCGAACCGACCCCGCGTGGGTGAAGACCTTCGAGCGCGTTCCGGGTGCAACGGTCCAAGGAACTGGCCCGGCGAACACCACCGTCACCGCACAGGTTCGGATGTCGCCGGTCGGTAAGAACACCTCGTTCGTCTACCGCCAGCAGGCCAAGACTGGTCCGAACGGGAACTTCAACATGACCCTGCCCTACTCGACGACGGGCTACGAGCAGTGGGGTACCGAACAGGGCTACACGAACGTCAGCGTGAAATCGGCTGGTCCGTACCAGTTCTACACGAGCCCTGAGTCGCAGGGTAACGGGACGTTCACCTACTACAACGCGACCTCGCAGGTCTCGGAAGGGAAGGTCATCGGCGAGGACGGAAGCGCCGTCTCCGTGGAGTTGACCGAAAACTCCTACGAACTCACCCAACCGAACCAGAACAACTCGACGGCCCCGCCCGCGAACGAGAGCGCACCGGGCAACAACACCAGTTCGCCCGTCAACGAGTCGTCGCCGGGTGACAACTCCTCGGACACTAACGGTTCGAGCGCGTCCAACAACACCTCGGCCCGAATGAGCCCCGAGGACGCGCTTCCGGACCGTGAGGAGACGACGCCCGCACGCGCCGGTCTCGTCGCCGCGTTCGTCGGTGCCGTCGCCATTGGCACGCGCGACTGA